A window of Solanum stenotomum isolate F172 chromosome 3, ASM1918654v1, whole genome shotgun sequence contains these coding sequences:
- the LOC125860584 gene encoding premnaspirodiene oxygenase-like — translation MEFHYLVSFFLFISFLFLLIQKWSNSKILKKKVLPPGPWRLPIIGSVHHLTDGVPHRVLKKLSQKYGPIMYLQLGEVSTVVVSSPHMAKQILKTHDLAFASRPETMMGKIICYDCKDIAFSPYGDYWRHMRKLSTLELLSAKMVKSFSPIRQEELSSLLSSIGSMDVDLPINLPEKLLWFMNAATCRSAFGNVCKDQKGLIKLIHQAQSLSGGFELADLFPSKRFLHGISGMKSKLMKARNKVDVVLDNIINVHRENRANGKSCNGESGAEDFIDVFLRIMESGEFPLPLTNDNIKAVILDMFVAGSDTSSSTVIWALSEMIKSPSVMEKAQAEVRKVFKGKKTFDDETDLEKLTYLKLVIKETLKLHPPTPLLVPRECREETNIDGFTIPLKSKVLVNVWAIGRDPESWKNPECFIPERFENSSIEFTGNHFQYLPFGAGRRICPGIQFGLALVTLPLAHLLYKFDWKLPEGINAKDLDMTEANGISARRQSDLYLIATPYGLPND, via the exons ATGGAGTTTCATTACTTGGTTTCCTTCTTTCTATTCATTTCcttcctttttcttctaattcaaaAATGGAGCAACTCCAAGATCCTCAAGAAAAAGGTTCTGCCGCCGGGGCCGTGGAGGCTACCAATTATTGGAAGTGTGCATCACTTGACAGATGGAGTACCACATCGAGTTCTCAAAAAGTTATCGCAAAAATATGGACCTATTATGTACTTACAACTTGGGGAAGTTTCAACGGTAGTTGTATCCTCCCCACACATGGCCAAACAAATTCTAAAAACTCATGATCTAGCTTTTGCATCTAGGCCGGAAACCATGATgggaaaaattatttgttatgaTTGTAAGGATATTGCCTTTTCTCCATATGGTGATTATTGGAGACATATGCGTAAATTGTCTACTTTGGAGTTACTTAGTGCCAAGATGGTCAAGTCCTTTAGCCCAATTCGACAAGAGGAGCTCTCAAGCCTCCTATCATCTATTGGATCAATGGATGTAGATTTGCCAATCAACTTGCCAGAAAAACTTTTATGGTTTATGAATGCTGCGACATGTAGGTCCGCGTTTGGGAACGTGTGTAAAGATCAAAAGGGGTTGATAAAATTGATTCATCAAGCACAATCATTATCCGGTGGATTTGAGCTGGCTGATTTATTTCCTTCAAAAAGGTTTCTACACGGAATTAGTGGGATGAAATCTAAACTAATGAAAGCTCGTAATAAGGTAGACGTAGTCTTGGACAATATTATCAATGTACATAGAGAAAATCGGGCTAATGGAAAAAGTTGTAATGGTGAATCTGGAGCTGAAGATTTTATCGATGTCTTTTTAAGAATCATGGAGAGCGGTGAATTTCCACTTCCCCTAACAAATGACAACATCAAAGCAGTTATTCTG GACATGTTCGTAGCAGGATCTGACACATCATCTTCAACTGTTATTTGGGCATTATCAGAAATGATAAAAAGTCCAAGTGTCATGGAAAAAGCACAAGCTGAAGTGAGAAAAGTCTTTAAAGGAAAGAAAACATTTGACGATGAAACTGATCTTGAAAAGCTTACTTACCTTAAGTTAGTAATCAAAGAGACACTCAAGTTACACCCTCCAACTCCTTTGTTGGTCCCACGAGAATGCAGGGAGGAAACAAATATAGATGGATTCACTATACCGTTAAAAAGCAAAGTTTTGGTTAATGTATGGGCAATTGGAAGAGATCCCGAGAGTTGGAAAAATCCTGAATGTTTTATACCAGAGAGATTCGAAAATAGTTCTATTGAATTTACTGGAAATCACTTTCAATATCTCCCATTTGGTGCAGGAAGACGAATTTGTCCAGGAATACAATTTGGTTTAGCTCTTGTTACTCTACCGTTAGCCCATTTGCTTTACAAGTTTGATTGGAAACTTCCTGAAGGAATTAATGCAAAGGATTTGGACATGACTGAGGCAAATGGAATATCTGCTAGAAGACAGAGTGATCTTTACTTAATCGCGACTCCTTATGGATTGCCTAATGATTAA